The following coding sequences are from one Veillonellales bacterium window:
- a CDS encoding helix-turn-helix domain-containing protein: MKSKSSNPKLLYSIKEIMEIIPISKSGLYAAIKKDLIPHKKIGGRVFILASFVDDLSPSSQKHGA; encoded by the coding sequence ATGAAAAGTAAGTCTTCTAATCCTAAGTTGTTATACTCAATTAAGGAAATAATGGAAATAATCCCCATAAGCAAAAGCGGTCTCTATGCCGCAATAAAAAAAGATTTAATTCCACATAAAAAAATTGGTGGTAGAGTGTTCATTTTGGCTAGTTTTGTTGATGATCTCTCGCCATCATCCCAAAAGCACGGAGCATAA